One window from the genome of Pseudomonas sp. L5B5 encodes:
- the aceE gene encoding pyruvate dehydrogenase (acetyl-transferring), homodimeric type → MQDLDPVETQEWLDALESVLDKEGEDRAHYLMTRMGELATRSGSQLPYAITTPYRNTIPVTHEARMPGDLFMERRIRSLVRWNAMAMVMRTNLRDSDLGGHISSFASSATLYDIGFNYFFQAPTDEHGGDLIYFQGHTSPGVYARAFMEGRISEEQMNNFRQEVDGNGLSSYPHPWLMPDFWQFPTVSMGLGPIQAIYQARFMKYLEARGFIPAGKQKVWCFLGDGECDEPEALGAISLAGREKLDNLIFVINCNLQRLDGPVRGNAKIIQELEGVFRGAQWNVTKVIWGRFWDPLLAKDVDGILQRRMDEVIDGEYQNYKAKDGAFVREHFFNTPELKAMVADLSDDEIWKLNRGGHDPYKVYAAYHQAVNHKEQPTVILAKTIKGYGTGAGEAKNTAHNTKKVDVESLKLFRDRFDIPVKDEDLEHLPFFKPEAGSAEARYLSERRTALGGFVPQRRAMSFSVPTPSLDTLKAILDGSGDREISTTMAFVRILAQLVKDKEIGPRIVPIIPDEARTFGMEGMFRQLGIYSSVGQLYEPVDKDQVMFYKEDKKGQILEEGINEAGAMSSFIAAGTSYSSHNQPMLPFYIFYSMFGFQRIGDLAWAAGDSRTRGFLIGGTAGRTTLNGEGLQHEDGHSHMLAGTIPNCRTFDPTYGYELAVIIQDGMKKMTEEQQDVFYYITVMNESYQQPAMPEGVEEGIIKGMYLLEEDTREAAHHVQLMGSGTILREVREAAKILRDEFNVAADVWSVTSFNELRRDGLAVERSNRLHPGQKPKLSYVEECLNGRKGPVIASTDYMKLFAEQIRQWVPSKEFKVLGTDGFGRSDSRKKLRHFFEVDRHFVVLAALEALADRGDIEPKVVAEAIAKFGIDPEKRNPLDC, encoded by the coding sequence ATGCAAGACCTCGATCCCGTCGAAACCCAGGAATGGCTGGACGCCCTGGAATCGGTTCTCGACAAAGAAGGCGAAGACCGCGCCCACTACCTGATGACCCGCATGGGCGAACTCGCGACCCGCAGCGGCTCGCAACTGCCCTACGCCATCACCACTCCGTATCGCAACACGATTCCCGTCACCCACGAAGCACGCATGCCTGGCGACCTGTTCATGGAACGCCGCATTCGCTCGCTGGTGCGCTGGAACGCGATGGCCATGGTGATGCGCACGAACCTGAGGGATTCCGACCTGGGCGGTCACATCTCCAGCTTCGCCTCCAGCGCCACCCTGTATGACATCGGCTTCAACTACTTCTTCCAGGCCCCGACCGACGAGCACGGCGGCGACCTGATCTACTTCCAGGGCCACACCTCCCCTGGCGTCTACGCCCGCGCCTTCATGGAAGGCCGCATCAGCGAAGAACAGATGAACAACTTCCGCCAGGAAGTGGATGGCAACGGCCTGTCGTCCTATCCACACCCATGGCTGATGCCCGACTTCTGGCAGTTCCCCACCGTATCCATGGGCCTGGGCCCGATCCAGGCGATCTACCAGGCACGCTTCATGAAGTACCTGGAAGCCCGTGGCTTCATCCCGGCCGGCAAGCAGAAGGTCTGGTGCTTCCTGGGCGACGGCGAGTGCGACGAGCCGGAAGCCCTGGGCGCCATTTCCCTGGCCGGCCGCGAGAAGCTGGACAACCTGATCTTCGTCATCAACTGCAACCTGCAGCGCCTGGACGGCCCGGTTCGTGGCAACGCCAAGATCATCCAGGAACTCGAAGGCGTGTTCCGCGGCGCCCAGTGGAATGTCACCAAGGTCATCTGGGGCCGTTTCTGGGACCCACTGCTGGCCAAGGACGTCGACGGCATCCTGCAGCGTCGCATGGACGAAGTCATCGACGGCGAGTACCAGAACTACAAGGCCAAGGACGGTGCGTTCGTCCGCGAGCACTTCTTCAACACCCCTGAGCTCAAGGCGATGGTTGCCGATCTGTCCGACGACGAGATCTGGAAACTCAACCGCGGCGGCCACGACCCGTACAAGGTCTATGCGGCCTACCACCAGGCGGTCAACCACAAAGAGCAGCCGACTGTCATCCTGGCCAAGACCATCAAGGGTTATGGCACCGGTGCCGGCGAAGCGAAGAACACCGCGCACAACACCAAGAAGGTCGATGTCGAGAGCCTGAAGCTGTTCCGCGACCGCTTCGACATCCCGGTCAAGGACGAAGACCTGGAACACCTGCCGTTCTTCAAGCCGGAAGCCGGCAGCGCCGAAGCCCGCTACCTGAGCGAGCGCCGCACCGCGCTGGGCGGTTTCGTACCGCAACGCCGCGCCATGAGCTTCAGTGTCCCGACCCCGTCGCTCGATACCCTCAAGGCCATCCTCGACGGTTCCGGCGATCGCGAAATCTCCACCACCATGGCCTTCGTGCGCATCCTGGCGCAACTGGTCAAGGACAAGGAAATCGGCCCGCGCATCGTGCCGATCATCCCGGACGAAGCCCGTACCTTCGGCATGGAAGGCATGTTCCGCCAACTGGGCATCTACTCCTCCGTCGGCCAGCTCTACGAGCCAGTCGATAAGGACCAGGTGATGTTCTACAAGGAGGACAAGAAGGGCCAGATCCTCGAGGAAGGCATCAACGAAGCGGGCGCCATGAGCTCCTTCATCGCTGCCGGTACTTCCTACTCCAGCCACAACCAGCCGATGCTGCCGTTCTACATCTTCTACTCGATGTTCGGCTTCCAGCGTATTGGCGACCTGGCCTGGGCCGCTGGCGACAGCCGTACCCGCGGCTTCCTGATCGGCGGTACCGCCGGCCGCACCACCCTCAACGGTGAAGGCCTGCAGCACGAAGACGGTCACAGCCACATGCTTGCCGGGACCATCCCGAACTGCCGCACCTTCGATCCAACCTACGGCTACGAGCTGGCGGTGATCATCCAGGACGGCATGAAGAAGATGACCGAAGAGCAACAGGACGTCTTCTACTACATCACCGTGATGAACGAGTCGTACCAGCAGCCGGCCATGCCGGAAGGTGTCGAGGAAGGCATCATCAAGGGCATGTACCTGCTGGAGGAAGACACCCGCGAAGCCGCGCACCACGTGCAACTGATGGGCTCCGGCACCATCCTGCGCGAAGTCCGCGAAGCGGCGAAGATCCTGCGTGACGAATTCAACGTCGCCGCCGACGTCTGGAGCGTGACCAGCTTCAACGAGCTGCGCCGTGACGGACTGGCCGTGGAACGCAGCAACCGCCTGCACCCGGGCCAGAAACCCAAGCTGAGCTACGTCGAAGAGTGCCTGAACGGCCGCAAGGGTCCGGTCATCGCCTCCACCGACTATATGAAGCTGTTCGCCGAACAGATCCGCCAGTGGGTCCCATCCAAGGAATTCAAGGTACTGGGCACCGACGGTTTCGGCCGCAGCGACAGCCGCAAGAAACTGCGTCACTTCTTCGAAGTCGACCGTCACTTCGTGGTGCTGGCAGCCCTGGAAGCCCTGGCTGACCGTGGCGACATCGAACCCAAAGTGGTGGCCGAGGCCATCGCCAAGTTCGGCATCGACCCGGAAAAACGCAACCCACTGGACTGCTGA
- the aceF gene encoding dihydrolipoyllysine-residue acetyltransferase: MSELIRVPDIGSGEGEVIELMVKVGDRIEADQSILTLESDKASMEIPAPSAGVVKSVKVKLGDRLKEGDELLELEVEGAAAAAPAPAAAPKAEAAPAPAPAPAAAAPSAAPATASVQQVHVPDIGSSGKAQIIELQVKVGDSVEADQSLITLESDKASMEIPSPAAGVVKAISVKLNDEVGTGDLILDLEVAGGAAPAAAPAQAATPAAAAAPAPAAAPAAAAADSVQDIHVPDIGSAGKAKIIEVMVKAGDSVEADQSLITLESDKASMEIPSPAAGIVESVLIKLDDEVGTGDLILKLKVKGAAPAAAPAPAAPAPAAAPAPAKAEAAPAAPAPVAAAAAAPAKPGAKVHAGPAVRQLAREFGVELNAVSASGPHGRILKEDVQAYVKAMMQKAKEAPAAGATGGAGIPPIPAVDFSKFGEIEEVAMTRLMQVGASNLHRSWLNVPHVTQFDSADITELEAFRVAQKAVAEKAGVKLTVLPLLLKSCAHLLKELPDFNSSLAPSGKAIIRKKYVNIGFAVDTPDGLLVPVIKNVDQKSLLQLAAEAASLAEKARTKKLSADEMQGACFTISSLGHIGGTGFTPIVNAPEVAILGVSKATIQPVWDGKAFQPKLMLPLSLSYDHRVINGAAAARFTKRLSDLLADIRTILL, from the coding sequence GTGAGCGAACTCATTCGCGTACCTGACATCGGCAGCGGTGAAGGTGAAGTAATCGAACTGATGGTAAAAGTCGGCGATCGCATCGAAGCCGACCAGAGCATCCTGACCCTGGAATCGGACAAGGCGAGCATGGAAATCCCTGCGCCAAGTGCCGGTGTGGTCAAGAGCGTTAAAGTGAAGCTGGGCGACCGCCTGAAAGAAGGCGACGAACTGCTGGAACTGGAAGTCGAGGGCGCCGCTGCTGCGGCCCCTGCGCCTGCCGCCGCGCCCAAGGCCGAGGCAGCGCCTGCCCCGGCACCAGCACCGGCTGCCGCCGCACCAAGCGCCGCCCCAGCGACCGCGTCGGTGCAGCAAGTACACGTGCCGGACATCGGCTCCTCGGGCAAGGCCCAGATCATCGAACTTCAGGTCAAGGTCGGCGACAGCGTCGAGGCCGACCAGTCGCTGATCACCCTCGAGTCCGACAAGGCCAGCATGGAAATCCCATCGCCTGCCGCCGGCGTGGTCAAGGCCATCAGCGTCAAGCTCAACGATGAAGTCGGTACCGGCGACCTGATCCTGGACCTGGAAGTGGCCGGTGGCGCGGCGCCTGCCGCCGCTCCAGCCCAGGCCGCTACTCCAGCTGCCGCCGCTGCGCCTGCCCCGGCTGCCGCTCCTGCGGCAGCGGCGGCCGACAGCGTGCAGGATATCCACGTTCCGGATATCGGCTCGGCCGGCAAGGCCAAGATCATCGAAGTCATGGTCAAGGCCGGCGACAGCGTCGAAGCCGACCAGTCGCTGATCACCCTCGAATCCGACAAGGCCAGCATGGAAATCCCATCGCCTGCCGCCGGCATCGTGGAAAGCGTACTGATCAAGCTGGACGACGAAGTCGGCACCGGCGACCTGATCCTCAAGCTCAAGGTCAAGGGCGCTGCCCCGGCTGCCGCTCCGGCGCCTGCTGCTCCAGCTCCGGCTGCTGCCCCTGCGCCAGCCAAGGCCGAAGCCGCTCCGGCCGCACCAGCACCGGTCGCCGCTGCAGCTGCAGCGCCTGCCAAGCCAGGTGCCAAGGTCCACGCCGGCCCGGCCGTGCGCCAACTGGCCCGCGAGTTCGGCGTCGAGCTGAACGCCGTGAGCGCCAGCGGCCCCCACGGTCGCATCCTCAAGGAAGACGTGCAGGCCTACGTCAAGGCCATGATGCAGAAGGCCAAGGAAGCTCCAGCCGCCGGCGCGACCGGTGGTGCCGGCATCCCGCCGATCCCTGCCGTGGACTTCAGCAAGTTCGGTGAAATCGAAGAAGTGGCCATGACCCGCCTGATGCAGGTCGGCGCTTCCAACCTGCACCGCAGCTGGCTGAACGTGCCTCACGTGACCCAGTTCGATTCCGCCGACATCACCGAGCTGGAGGCCTTCCGCGTTGCCCAGAAGGCCGTGGCCGAGAAAGCCGGCGTCAAGCTGACCGTCCTGCCGCTGCTGCTCAAGTCCTGCGCACACCTGCTCAAGGAACTGCCGGACTTCAACAGTTCCCTGGCCCCGAGTGGCAAGGCGATCATCCGCAAGAAGTACGTGAACATCGGCTTCGCCGTGGACACCCCGGATGGCCTGCTGGTACCAGTGATCAAGAACGTCGACCAGAAGAGCCTGCTGCAACTGGCTGCCGAGGCCGCTTCCCTGGCGGAAAAGGCCCGGACCAAGAAGCTCTCCGCGGACGAGATGCAGGGCGCCTGCTTCACCATCTCCAGCCTCGGCCACATTGGCGGCACCGGCTTCACGCCGATCGTCAACGCGCCGGAAGTGGCGATCCTCGGTGTTTCCAAGGCCACCATCCAGCCGGTCTGGGACGGCAAGGCCTTCCAGCCGAAGCTGATGCTGCCGCTGTCGCTGTCCTACGATCACCGGGTGATCAACGGCGCAGCCGCCGCGCGCTTCACCAAGCGCCTGAGCGACCTGCTGGCGGACATCCGCACCATCCTGCTGTAA
- a CDS encoding glycosyltransferase family 4 protein has product MQLAFVLYKYFPFGGLQRDFMRIALECQRRGHQIRVYTLIWEGEVPPGFEVLVAPVKALFNHRRNEKLSAWMEADLAKRPVDRLVGFNKMPGLDVYYAADGCFEDKAQNLRHSLYRRWGRYRHFAEYERAVFAKEAKTEILMISEVQQPLFIKHYDTPLERFHLLPPGIAQDRRAPANAAEIRADFRREFNLKDDDLLLVQIGSGFKTKGVDRSLKALAALPSALKKRTRLFVIGQDDPKVFQVQSAALGLGDQVQFMKGRSDIPRFLLGADLLIHPAYNENTGTVLLEALVAGLPVLVSAVCGYAHYIAEAQSGLVLDEPLEQAQLNQYLTTMLTDDAARATWSRNGLAFAETADLYSMPQHAADVILAEQHR; this is encoded by the coding sequence ATGCAATTGGCTTTTGTCCTTTATAAGTATTTCCCCTTCGGTGGCTTGCAGCGCGACTTCATGCGCATTGCCCTGGAGTGCCAGCGCCGTGGCCACCAGATTCGTGTCTACACGCTGATCTGGGAGGGTGAAGTCCCCCCGGGTTTCGAGGTGCTGGTGGCGCCGGTCAAGGCGCTGTTCAACCATCGGCGCAATGAAAAGCTCAGCGCCTGGATGGAGGCCGACCTGGCCAAGCGCCCGGTGGACCGGCTGGTGGGTTTCAACAAGATGCCGGGGCTGGACGTCTACTACGCCGCCGATGGATGTTTCGAGGACAAGGCGCAGAACCTGCGGCACTCCCTGTACCGTCGCTGGGGCCGCTACCGGCACTTCGCCGAGTACGAACGGGCCGTGTTCGCCAAGGAGGCCAAGACCGAGATCCTGATGATCTCCGAGGTCCAGCAGCCGCTGTTCATCAAGCACTACGACACTCCGCTGGAGCGCTTCCATTTGTTGCCGCCGGGGATTGCCCAGGACCGGCGGGCGCCGGCCAATGCGGCCGAGATCCGGGCGGATTTCCGTCGCGAGTTCAACCTCAAGGACGACGACTTGCTGCTGGTGCAGATCGGCTCCGGGTTCAAGACCAAGGGCGTGGATCGCAGCCTCAAGGCCCTGGCGGCACTGCCATCCGCACTGAAAAAACGCACCCGGCTGTTTGTAATCGGCCAGGACGACCCCAAGGTATTCCAGGTGCAGAGCGCCGCGCTGGGCCTGGGCGACCAGGTGCAGTTCATGAAGGGTCGCAGCGATATCCCGCGCTTCCTGCTGGGGGCCGACCTGTTGATCCACCCGGCCTACAACGAAAATACCGGCACCGTACTGCTGGAGGCCCTGGTGGCCGGGCTGCCGGTGCTGGTGAGTGCGGTCTGCGGTTATGCCCATTACATTGCCGAGGCCCAGAGCGGCCTGGTGCTGGACGAGCCACTGGAGCAGGCGCAGCTCAATCAATACCTCACCACCATGTTGACCGACGATGCTGCACGCGCGACCTGGAGCCGTAATGGCCTGGCGTTCGCCGAGACGGCCGACCTCTACAGCATGCCGCAGCACGCTGCGGATGTGATTCTGGCGGAGCAACACCGATGA
- the waaC gene encoding lipopolysaccharide heptosyltransferase I, translated as MRVLLIKTSSLGDVIHALPALTDAMRAIPGIKFDWVVEEGFAEIPTWHPAVGKVIPVAIRRWRKNIWQTFKSGEWRRFKQNVRSTKYDLVIDAQGLLKSAWLTRYVRAPVAGLDKHSAREPMASRFYTRRLAVARGQHAVERVRQLFAVALGYDLPQGLGDYGLNVEKLVELPRKNPFVLFLHGTTWDTKHWPEAYWRELTERMGMLGVEVKLPWGNAAEKARAERIASGLRNATVLPRLNLAGVARVLADAQACVAVDTGLGHLAAALDVPTISLFGPTNPGLTGAYGRVQIHLGSDFPCAPCLQKQCTYQPTAVDRQRFDLKREWPLCFTRLNPERVASRLSTLLLAEEPR; from the coding sequence TTGCGGGTACTGTTGATCAAGACGTCCTCCCTGGGTGACGTGATCCATGCATTGCCGGCGCTGACCGATGCGATGCGGGCGATCCCGGGAATCAAGTTTGACTGGGTGGTGGAGGAGGGGTTCGCCGAGATTCCCACCTGGCACCCGGCGGTGGGCAAGGTGATCCCGGTGGCGATCCGTCGCTGGCGCAAGAACATCTGGCAAACCTTCAAGAGCGGCGAGTGGCGCCGCTTCAAGCAGAACGTGCGTTCGACCAAGTACGACCTGGTGATCGATGCCCAGGGCCTGCTCAAGAGTGCCTGGCTGACCCGCTATGTGCGTGCCCCGGTGGCGGGGCTGGACAAGCACTCGGCCCGCGAGCCCATGGCCTCGCGTTTCTACACCCGGCGCCTGGCGGTGGCCCGTGGGCAGCACGCCGTGGAGCGGGTGCGCCAGCTGTTCGCCGTGGCCCTGGGCTATGACCTGCCCCAGGGGCTGGGCGACTACGGCCTGAATGTCGAGAAGCTGGTGGAACTGCCGCGCAAGAACCCTTTCGTGCTGTTTCTGCACGGCACCACCTGGGACACCAAGCACTGGCCCGAGGCCTACTGGCGCGAGCTGACCGAACGCATGGGCATGCTGGGGGTCGAGGTCAAGTTGCCCTGGGGCAATGCTGCCGAGAAGGCCCGGGCCGAGCGCATCGCCAGCGGCCTGAGGAATGCCACGGTGCTGCCCAGGCTGAACCTGGCCGGCGTTGCCCGGGTCCTGGCTGATGCCCAGGCCTGCGTGGCCGTGGATACCGGGCTGGGGCACCTGGCCGCCGCCCTGGATGTGCCGACCATCTCGTTGTTCGGCCCGACCAATCCGGGGCTGACCGGCGCTTATGGCCGGGTGCAGATCCACCTGGGGAGCGACTTCCCCTGTGCCCCGTGCCTGCAGAAACAATGCACCTACCAGCCGACTGCCGTGGATCGGCAGCGGTTCGACCTCAAGCGCGAGTGGCCGCTGTGCTTCACTCGCCTGAATCCCGAGCGTGTCGCCAGCCGACTGAGCACCTTGTTACTGGCTGAGGAGCCGCGCTGA
- the glnE gene encoding bifunctional [glutamate--ammonia ligase]-adenylyl-L-tyrosine phosphorylase/[glutamate--ammonia-ligase] adenylyltransferase → MSLPSLAQVPAILLPLVSRAEQSFRSAAAALEGDIGVTDWSAERWAEFARVGAASDFVVEQSLRDPLMLLELVRSGELDRGFAPGELCAQIAAAVQVAETEDQLGRVLRRQRTRQQVRIIWRDLTRQADLVQTCRDLSDLADASIDQAYQWLYLRHCQQFGVPTGHRSGEPQQMVILGMGKLGAVELNLSSDIDLIFAYPEGGETVGAKRPLDNQEFFIRLGQRLIKALDPMTVDGFVFRVDMRLRPYGSSGALVLSFNALEQYYQDQGRDWERYAMIKARVVAGDQAAGAQLLDMLRPFVYRRYLDFSAIEALRTMKQLIQQEVRRKGMADNIKLGSGGIREVEFIAQAFQLIHGGRDLSLQQRPLLKVLGTLEGQGYLPPAVVSELREGYEFLRYTEHAIQAIADRQTQMLPDTPQDQARIAFMLGFADWAAFHERLMHWRARVEWHFRQVIADPDEDEGAQSEVVVGGEWLPLWEEAQDEEAACRQLQEGGFVDAPKALRALAGLRGSPQLRAMQRLGRERLDAFIPRLLAQAVEHASPDLVLERVLPLVEAVARRSAYLVLLTENPGALRRLLTLCAASPWIAEQITRFPLLLDELLNEGRLFKPPLAPELAAELRERLTRIPEDDLEQQMEALRHFKLAHRLRVAASEIAGSLPLMKVSDYLTWLAEAILEQVLALAWRQTVARHGAPLRADGTLCDPGFIIVGYGKVGGIELGHGSDLDLVFIHDGDPQAETDGPKPIDGAQFFTRLGQRIIHLLTTQTNSGQLYEVDMRLRPSGASGLLVSSLGAFARYQENEAWTWEHQALVRARVLVGSQDVGQAFEKVRAAVLGRARDLAKLRQEVSEMRAKMRDNLGSRLTAAGTAANAFEATAPFDLKQDAGGIVDIEFMVQYAALAWSEEHPSLLRYTDNIRILEGLEHVGLMSASDASLLREVYKAYRSAAHRQALQNEAGVITGDQFVTERREVLRIWRELGLS, encoded by the coding sequence ATGAGCCTGCCCTCGCTTGCCCAAGTCCCCGCGATTCTCCTGCCGCTGGTCAGCCGTGCGGAGCAGTCCTTTCGCAGTGCGGCAGCAGCCCTGGAGGGGGACATCGGGGTGACGGACTGGAGTGCCGAGCGCTGGGCCGAATTCGCCCGGGTCGGTGCCGCCAGCGACTTCGTCGTTGAGCAGAGCCTGCGTGACCCTTTGATGTTGCTGGAGCTGGTGCGTTCCGGTGAACTGGATCGCGGCTTCGCTCCGGGTGAGTTGTGCGCGCAGATCGCGGCCGCGGTGCAGGTGGCCGAGACCGAAGACCAGCTGGGACGAGTGCTGCGACGTCAGCGTACGCGGCAGCAGGTGCGGATCATCTGGCGCGACCTGACGCGCCAGGCGGACCTGGTGCAGACCTGCCGGGACCTTTCCGACCTGGCCGACGCCAGCATCGACCAGGCCTACCAATGGTTGTACCTGCGGCATTGCCAGCAGTTCGGCGTGCCCACCGGTCATCGCAGTGGCGAGCCGCAACAGATGGTCATCCTGGGCATGGGCAAGCTGGGGGCGGTGGAGCTCAACCTGTCGTCGGACATCGACTTGATCTTCGCCTACCCCGAGGGGGGCGAGACCGTCGGGGCCAAGCGTCCGCTGGACAACCAGGAATTCTTCATCCGCCTGGGGCAGCGCCTGATCAAGGCCCTGGACCCGATGACCGTCGACGGTTTCGTGTTTCGCGTCGACATGCGCCTGCGACCCTACGGTTCCTCCGGTGCGCTGGTCCTGAGCTTCAATGCCCTGGAACAGTACTACCAGGACCAGGGGCGCGACTGGGAACGCTACGCGATGATCAAGGCCCGGGTGGTGGCCGGGGACCAGGCTGCCGGTGCCCAATTGCTCGATATGCTGCGTCCCTTCGTCTACCGCCGCTACCTGGACTTCTCGGCCATCGAGGCGCTGCGCACCATGAAGCAGCTGATCCAGCAGGAAGTGCGGCGCAAGGGCATGGCCGACAACATCAAGCTGGGGTCGGGCGGTATCCGCGAGGTGGAGTTCATTGCCCAGGCCTTCCAGTTGATCCATGGCGGTCGCGACCTGAGCCTGCAGCAGCGTCCTCTATTAAAGGTGCTGGGCACCCTGGAAGGTCAGGGTTACCTGCCGCCGGCCGTGGTCAGCGAGTTGCGCGAGGGCTACGAGTTCCTGCGTTATACCGAGCACGCGATCCAGGCCATCGCCGATCGCCAGACCCAGATGCTCCCTGACACCCCGCAGGACCAGGCCCGAATCGCCTTCATGCTGGGGTTTGCCGACTGGGCGGCCTTTCACGAGCGGCTGATGCATTGGCGGGCCCGGGTGGAATGGCATTTCCGCCAGGTGATCGCCGACCCCGATGAAGACGAAGGGGCGCAAAGCGAGGTCGTGGTGGGAGGCGAATGGCTGCCGCTGTGGGAGGAGGCCCAGGATGAGGAGGCCGCCTGCCGCCAGTTGCAGGAGGGTGGTTTCGTCGACGCACCCAAGGCGTTGCGAGCCCTGGCCGGCCTGCGTGGCAGCCCGCAGTTGCGGGCCATGCAGCGCCTGGGACGTGAGCGTCTGGACGCCTTCATTCCGCGCCTTTTGGCCCAGGCGGTGGAGCATGCCAGCCCGGACCTGGTGCTGGAGAGGGTGTTGCCCCTGGTCGAAGCCGTGGCTCGACGTTCGGCCTACCTGGTGCTGCTGACCGAGAATCCCGGTGCCTTGCGACGTCTGCTGACCCTGTGCGCGGCCAGCCCCTGGATTGCCGAGCAGATCACTCGTTTCCCGCTGTTGCTGGATGAGTTGCTCAATGAAGGGCGGTTGTTCAAGCCGCCCCTCGCGCCGGAACTGGCGGCCGAGTTGCGCGAGCGCTTGACGCGGATTCCCGAGGATGACCTGGAGCAGCAGATGGAGGCGCTGCGTCACTTCAAGCTGGCTCACCGCTTGCGGGTAGCGGCCTCGGAAATCGCGGGCAGCCTGCCCTTGATGAAGGTCAGTGACTACCTGACCTGGCTGGCCGAGGCGATCCTGGAGCAGGTGCTGGCCCTGGCCTGGCGCCAGACCGTGGCCCGGCACGGTGCGCCACTACGCGCCGATGGCACCCTGTGCGATCCGGGTTTCATCATTGTCGGTTATGGCAAGGTTGGCGGGATCGAGCTGGGCCATGGTTCCGACCTGGACCTGGTGTTCATCCATGACGGTGATCCACAGGCTGAAACCGACGGGCCCAAGCCCATCGATGGTGCGCAGTTCTTCACCCGGCTCGGGCAACGCATCATCCATTTGCTGACCACCCAGACCAACTCCGGCCAACTCTACGAAGTCGACATGCGCCTGCGGCCATCCGGTGCCTCGGGCTTGCTGGTCAGTTCCCTGGGGGCCTTTGCTCGCTACCAGGAGAATGAGGCCTGGACCTGGGAGCACCAGGCGCTGGTGCGGGCTCGGGTGCTGGTGGGCAGCCAGGATGTCGGCCAGGCTTTCGAAAAGGTGCGGGCCGCCGTGCTGGGCAGGGCTCGTGACCTGGCCAAGCTGCGGCAGGAGGTCAGCGAGATGCGGGCCAAGATGCGCGACAACCTGGGTAGCCGGCTGACGGCTGCCGGCACCGCAGCCAATGCCTTCGAGGCCACGGCGCCGTTCGACCTCAAGCAGGACGCCGGAGGTATCGTCGATATCGAATTTATGGTGCAATACGCGGCCTTGGCGTGGTCCGAAGAGCATCCGTCATTGCTGCGCTATACCGATAACATCCGCATCCTGGAAGGCCTGGAGCACGTCGGACTGATGTCGGCGAGCGATGCCAGCCTGCTGCGCGAGGTCTACAAGGCCTACCGCTCTGCCGCACACCGGCAGGCGTTGCAGAATGAGGCTGGAGTCATCACCGGCGATCAATTCGTGACCGAGCGGCGGGAAGTGTTGCGGATCTGGCGCGAGCTGGGGCTAAGCTAG
- the waaF gene encoding lipopolysaccharide heptosyltransferase II — protein sequence MNILIVGPSWVGDMVMAQTLFECLKQRHPQCEIDVLAPEWSRPILERMPQVRRALSFPLGHGALELATRRGIGKSLAGQYDQAILLPNSLKSALVPFFAGIPKRTGWRGEFRYGLLNDVRKLDKERYPLMIERFMALAYEPGAELPQPYPRPNLQIDPQSREAALAKFDLTLDRPVLALCPGAEFGEAKRWPSEHYAQVAEAKIREGWQVWLFGSKNDHGVGEEIRGRLIPGLREESVNLSGETSLAEAIDLLSCAHGVVSNDSGLMHVAAALNRPLVAVYGSTSPGFTPPLADQVEVVRLGIECSPCFDRTCRFGHYNCLRQLMPQSVNEALQRLQGSVVEVQ from the coding sequence ATGAATATTCTGATCGTTGGGCCCAGTTGGGTCGGTGACATGGTGATGGCGCAGACACTCTTCGAGTGCCTGAAGCAGCGTCATCCACAATGCGAGATCGACGTGCTGGCCCCCGAGTGGAGTCGCCCGATTCTCGAACGCATGCCCCAGGTGCGTCGGGCCTTGAGCTTTCCTCTGGGACATGGCGCCCTGGAGCTGGCAACCCGCCGTGGCATTGGCAAGTCCCTGGCCGGCCAATACGATCAAGCCATCCTGCTGCCCAACTCGCTGAAGTCGGCGCTGGTGCCGTTCTTTGCCGGCATCCCCAAGCGCACCGGCTGGCGTGGCGAGTTCCGCTACGGCCTGCTCAACGACGTGCGCAAGCTTGATAAAGAACGCTATCCGCTGATGATCGAGCGTTTCATGGCCCTGGCCTATGAACCGGGCGCCGAGTTGCCGCAGCCTTATCCCCGGCCGAACCTGCAGATCGACCCGCAAAGTCGCGAGGCGGCCCTGGCCAAGTTCGACCTGACCCTGGATCGCCCGGTCCTGGCGCTGTGCCCCGGGGCGGAGTTCGGCGAGGCCAAGCGCTGGCCCTCCGAGCACTACGCCCAGGTAGCGGAGGCCAAGATCCGCGAAGGCTGGCAGGTCTGGCTGTTCGGTTCGAAGAACGACCATGGCGTGGGTGAGGAGATCCGCGGCCGGCTGATCCCCGGGTTGCGTGAAGAATCGGTCAACCTCAGTGGCGAGACCTCACTGGCCGAGGCCATCGACCTGCTGTCCTGTGCCCATGGCGTGGTGTCCAATGATTCCGGACTGATGCACGTGGCCGCCGCGCTGAATCGCCCGCTGGTAGCGGTGTACGGCTCCACCTCGCCGGGCTTCACCCCGCCCCTGGCCGACCAGGTGGAGGTGGTGCGCCTGGGGATCGAGTGCAGTCCGTGCTTTGACCGCACCTGCCGCTTCGGCCATTACAACTGCCTGCGCCAGTTGATGCCGCAGTCGGTGAACGAGGCCCTGCAGCGGTTGCAGGGCTCCGTGGTCGAGGTCCAATAA